CGGGGTCATGCTGGGGCGCGCCGCTTACCAGAACCCCTATCTGCTGGCCGATGTCGACGCCCGCCTGTTCGGCGACGCCGCGCCCCCGCCCTCGCGCCACGCGGCGGCCTATGCCATGGCGGAGTATGCCGACCGCATGGCCCGCGACCATGACGTGCGCGTCGGCCATGTGGCCCGGCATCTGGTCGGGCTGTTCCAGGGCCTGCCGGGCGCGCGGGCGTGGCGTCGGCATCTCTCCGAGGCCGGTCACCGGCCCGGCGCCACCGGCCAGGTGATCCGCGACGCCGCGGCCCTCGTGCCGGAACCGGCCCTCGCGGCCGCCTGACCCGGCCCGCCATGCCCGTTTCCGCCCCGCCCTATCTGGCAGAACATTTTGCCATTCACCGTGCGCCCGTCAGCGGCCGCCACGGCGTGGTCGCGAGCCAGCATCACCTGGCCTCGCGGGTCGGGGCCGAGGTGCTGGAGGCCGGCGGCAATGCCGTCGACGCGGCCGTGGCCACCGCCCTGGTGCTGGGCGTGGTCGAGCCCTGGATGAGCGGCCTCGGCGGCGGCGGTTTCCTGCTGGTCGGCGAGGCGGAGACCGGCCGGGTGCACGAGGTCGACTTCGGCATGATCGCGCCGCGGGGGATCGACCCGGACCATTACGCCCTGGTCGAGGGCTATAGTGGCCACGACCCGCTGTTTTCCTGGCCGCGGGTGATCGAGGACCGCAACCAGATCGGCGCCTCCGCGGTCTGCGTGCCGGGCGCGGTCGCCGGCTTTGCCGCCGCGGTGGAGCGTTTCGGCTCCCTGCCCTGGGCGGAACTCGTCGCGCCGGCCGCCAATCTGGCGACGCGCGGCCTGCCCGTCACCTGGCCGGCAACGCTGGAGATCGCCGCCGGCGCCGACACGCTGCGCCTGTTCGACACCTCCCGCGCGATTTATCTGCCGGACGACCTGCCGCCGGTCGCAGCCGATGCGCACATCCCGATCTGGCTCCCCATGGGCCGCCTGTCGCGCACGCTGGAGCGGCTGGCCGAGGCCGGTCCGCGCGATTTCTACGAGGGCGAGATCGCCAACGCCCTGGTGTTCGACCTCCAGGATGCCGGCGGCGTGCTGACCGCGGCCGACCTGGCCGGCTACCGCGCCGACATCCGCCCGGCCCGCGCCGTCGCCTATCGCAACGCCGTCATCCACCTGACCGAGGCGTTCAGCGGCGGGCCGACCTTTGCCCGCGCCCTGGAGCAAATCCGCGACACGCTCGACCCGTGCCGGGGCGTCACCGTGCCGACCTATAGGGCCTGGGCGGATGCGCTGAACGAGGCGTTCCGGCACCGGCTGGACCATCTGGGCCATTCCGGCGACTTCGCCAGCCGGGACGTCTGCACCACCCACCTGTCCGTGGTCGACCGGTGGGGCAATATGGCGGCGCTCACCAACACGCTGGTGGAGAGCTTCGGCTCGCGCCTGACCCTGCCGGAAACCGGCATTCTGATGAACAACGGCCTGTTCTGGTTCGACCCGCGCGCCGGCCGGGCGAACAGCCTGGCCCCGGGCCGGCGGCCGCTCGCCAATATGTGCCCGGTGCTGGCGACCCGCGACGGCAAGCCCTGGTTTGCGCTGGGCGCGGCCGGG
The nucleotide sequence above comes from Alphaproteobacteria bacterium. Encoded proteins:
- a CDS encoding gamma-glutamyltransferase, encoding MPVSAPPYLAEHFAIHRAPVSGRHGVVASQHHLASRVGAEVLEAGGNAVDAAVATALVLGVVEPWMSGLGGGGFLLVGEAETGRVHEVDFGMIAPRGIDPDHYALVEGYSGHDPLFSWPRVIEDRNQIGASAVCVPGAVAGFAAAVERFGSLPWAELVAPAANLATRGLPVTWPATLEIAAGADTLRLFDTSRAIYLPDDLPPVAADAHIPIWLPMGRLSRTLERLAEAGPRDFYEGEIANALVFDLQDAGGVLTAADLAGYRADIRPARAVAYRNAVIHLTEAFSGGPTFARALEQIRDTLDPCRGVTVPTYRAWADALNEAFRHRLDHLGHSGDFASRDVCTTHLSVVDRWGNMAALTNTLVESFGSRLTLPETGILMNNGLFWFDPRAGRANSLAPGRRPLANMCPVLATRDGKPWFALGAAGGRRIVPATFQLTSLLVDFALGLDQAFAVPRLDVSGEDGILADRRLNPAILAALGERYDVTLTFDSAGTEEFAKPSAVLQTPDGLQRGAVPTVQAPALAVAART